Proteins co-encoded in one Pseudophryne corroboree isolate aPseCor3 chromosome 1, aPseCor3.hap2, whole genome shotgun sequence genomic window:
- the LOC134968903 gene encoding uncharacterized protein LOC134968903, with product MVSKRRRLEAVSTPASSPPQRRISTVLAQPPEAILASPQSEEPQSPQLSDPDIMTQDTQQETDLQQTFTLHLQAIDNNQPTTPADISPPPQTTPTPQLSPTPPQPQMGPEFWSSWATQQAQNYACLNTHSQYLSSLPHHLPRLSRNSGRLIVQLGTVANTMEQMRADNSQLIASFQRIMDEQHRHQQALIQIIQNNQLITESLSRIIANNTAATTQLTASLNNLSQNINVLASQHQSSSSGTTTPSQTPVTSPVRRSSRTRPNVP from the exons atggTTAGCAAGAGACGGCGTCTTGAGGCAGTATctacacccgcatcctcaccaccacaacggcgcatctccactgtgttggctcagccaccagaagccattttggccagtccacaaagcgaggaaccacaatcccctcagctgtctg atccagacatcatgacccaggatacccagcaggaaactgacttgcagcaaacgttcacactccacctgcaagcgattgataataaccagccaaccacgccggctgacatatctccaccaccccaaacaacccccaccccccaattgagcccaacaccaccccagccgcaaatgggaccagagttttggtccagttgggccacacaacaggcacaaaactatgcctgtctcaacacacacagccaatatctttccagtctgccccatcatctacctagactcagtagaaactcaggcagactgattgtgcaacttggcacagtggccaataccatggagcagatgagagccgacaacagccaactgatagcaagttttcagcgaataatggatgaacaacaccgccatcaacaagccctcattcaaattatCCAAAATAATCAATTAATTACAGAAAGCCTGTCCCGAATCATcgccaacaacactgccgcaaccacacaactcacagcaagcctcaacaacctgagccaaaatataaatgtgttggcatcccagcatcaaagctcaagctcagggacaaccacacctagccagaccccagttacctccccagttagacgatccagcagaaccCGGCCCAATGTGCCAtaa